A portion of the Lolium rigidum isolate FL_2022 chromosome 1, APGP_CSIRO_Lrig_0.1, whole genome shotgun sequence genome contains these proteins:
- the LOC124653777 gene encoding xyloglucan endotransglucosylase/hydrolase protein 24-like → MASLPSSCWRSVMLLSILLVAMDQMAMASLSDDIEVGWGQDHSFFYKAGTDDKQTLALCLDETHGSGFHTKEAYLYARFDIDIRLVPKNSAGTVTTLYLFPVDVPWENHDEVDLEFLGNVTGEPYTLHTNIFVNGVGHRVQHFRLWFDPAADFHTYSIDWNPKRITILVDGVPIRVFKNHDKDGVPFPSWQKMKLEGSLWNADDWATQGGLVKTDWSAAPFFANYRNLRVSSCQPSPGVAWCGDEPPESTWFEQGLDTAALQNARDTHMIYDYCKDANRKEFPMECTLD, encoded by the exons ATGGCGTCGTTGCCATCTTCTTGTTGGCGTTCGGTGATGTTGCTATCGATCCTGCTGGTAGCCATGGATCAGATGGCCATGGCATCTCTATCCGATGACATCGAGGTTGGGTGGGGACAGGATCACAGCTTCTTCTACAAGGCTGGCACCGACGACAAACAGACCCTGGCGCTCTGCCTCGACGAGACCCACGGCTCGGGTTTCCACACAAAGGAAGCATACCTCTACGCCCGCTTCGACATCGACATCAGGCTCGTCCCCAAAAACTCCGCCGGCACGGTCACCACGCTCTAT CTGTTCCCGGTGGATGTGCCGTGGGAGAACCATGACGAGGTGGACCTGGAGTTCCTCGGCAACGTCACGGGCGAGCCCTACACGCTGCACACCAACATCTTCGTCAACGGCGTCGGccaccgggtgcagcacttccgccTCTGGTTCGACCCCGCCGCGGACTTCCACACATACTCCATCGATTGGAACCCCAAGCGCATCAC GATCCTGGTGGACGGCGTGCCGATCCGCGTATTCAAGAACCACGACAAGGACGGGGTGCCGTTCCCGTCGTGGCAGAAGATGAAGCTGGAAGGGAGCCTGTGGAACGCCGACGACTGGGCGACGCAGGGCGGCCTCGTCAAGACGGACTGGTCGGCGGCGCCTTTCTTCGCCAACTACCGCAACCTCCGCGTGTCCTCGTGCCAGCCGTCGCCTGGCGTAGCCTGGTGCGGTGACGAGCCACCGGAGTCGACATGGTTCGAGCAGGGCCTGGACACAGCGGCCCTGCAGAACGCGCGGGACACGCACATGATCTACGATTACTGCAAAGATGCCAATCGGAAAGAGTTCCCCATGGAATGCACGTTGGATTAG